The DNA sequence AAAGGCTCAGGATTTATTAAGTGATGAAGAGTTCACAAAGTATAAAGAAAGAATGGAAGAACGAATAGCTGAATTTATCAGTTCCTATTAAAATTCAGATTAAATATTTAATTTTTAGCTTGTTTAAAATAGATAAGTTTAGTATTTTAATCCCAACCTCTATGGAGTGGTCTCATCTCAAAGAAGAGTTATAAAATTCTCCAAATTGCTGTTGATTAGTTAGTCCTTATTGGTATAATAGTGCTCAAATTTCAACCATTATAAGGAGGGTCTATGCCGAAGCGTTCTGATATCCACAAAGTTCTAATAATAGGGTCAGGTCCGATTATTATAGGGCAAGCTTGTGAATTTGACTATTCAGGTACTCAGGCCTGTAAGGCTCTTAAAGAAGAAGGTTATGAGGTTATCCTTGTCAATTCTAATCCGGCAACTATCATGACTGATCCTGATATGGCTGACAAAACATACATAGAACCTTTAACGATTGAGAGTATAGCAAAAATTATAGAGAAAGAGAGGCCTGATGCTTTACTTCCTAATCTTGGCGGTCAGACAGGACTAAATCTATCTTCTACCTTATATAAAGAAGGAATACTTGATAAATACAATGTTGAGGTAATAGGAGTAAAGACTGATGCTATAGAACGCGGCGAAGATAGGCTGGTTTTTAAAGAGACAATGGATAAACTTGGTATTCCGCTTGCAAAGTCTGAGATATCTCACTCGGTTGAGGAAGCAGAAAGAATAGCCAGCGAACTATGTTATCCCGTTGTATTACGCCCTGCATATACTATGGGTGGTACAGGAGGAGGCATAGCTTATAATGTTGAAGAGTTAAGGACCATAGTTACGCGTGGTCTAGCGGCAAGCATTGTAAATCAAGTTTTAGTTGAAGAAGCTGTTATCGGCTGGGAGGAGCTTGAGCTTGAAGTAGTCCGTGATGCTAAAGATCAGAAAATTACAGTATGTTTTATTGAAAATGTAGATGCGATGGGGGTTCATACCGGGGATAGTTTCTGTGTTGCGCCGATGCTTACGGTATCTGATGATCTGCAGAAAAAATTAGAGGATATTTCATATAAAATAGTAGATGCAATAGGTGTAACAGGCGGGACAAATGTTCAATTTGCCCATAACAAAAAAGACGGAAGAATAGTTGTTATTGAGATAAATCCCAGAACCTCTCGCTCATCAGCTCTGGCCTCAAAGGCAACAGGCTTTCCTATTGCAAGGGTCTCTACCAAGCTTGCAGTAGGCCTAACAATGGATGAGATTCCTTATTGGAGAGATGGAACGTTGGAGAAGTACACCCCCTCGGGTGATTATGTTGTAGTTAAATTTGCACGTTGGGCATTTGAAAAGTTCTCACAAGCAAAAGATATACTTGGTACTCAGATGAAAGCAGTGGGAGAGGCTATGAGTATTGCTAAAACTTTTAAAGAGTCTTTTCAGAAATCTATCAGGTCTCTTGAGATAAAGAGGTATGGTTTAGGAGGAGTGAAAAAATTTAGAGACCTTTCGTTAGATGAGTTAAAAAAGAAGCTGATATACCCATCAAGTGAAAGAGTCTTTATTGTATATGAAGCTTTAAGAAAAGGTATCACGGTAGAAGAGCTTTATAAGATTACTCATATAGGAGAATGGTTTTTGGAAGAGATAAAAGAGCTGGTTGATTTTGAAGAGAAAATAGCTACTGGAGATTGGAAAAGTTTATCTGAGGGTAATTTGAGAAAAGCTAAAGAACTTGGGTTCTCTGACAAATATTTAGCTTCTATCTTCTGTGTTGAAGAGAAAGAAGTTAGAGAGAAGAGAGTCTCTTTAGATATAAATGTTCGCTTTGAAGCTGTACCTGTAAGCGGAGTCGAAGATACAGCCTATTATTATTCGACCTATTCTAAAGGAGAAGATGAAGTTTCTGTATCGGATAATAAAAAGATTATGATTCTCGGTGGAGGGCCTAATAGAATAGGCCAGGGTATAGAGTTTGACTATACCTGTGTCCATGCTGCATTTGCTTTAAAGGATGAAGGTTTTGAAACTATTATGGTTAACTGCAATCCTGAAACCGTCTCTACCGATTATGATACTTCTGATAAGTTATATTTTGAGCCTCTGACGGTTGAAGATGTTTTAGCTGTATACAAAAAAGAGAAACCTCAAGGTATTATAGTTCAATTTGGCGGCCAGACACCATTAAATATTGCCCAGGAGCTAAAAGATTGCGGGGTTAATATATTGGGGACTTCTCCTGAGAGTATTCATTTTGCAGAAGATAGAGAACGTTTTAGAAAAAAGATGATAGATTTAAGTGTTCTTCAGCCCGAGAGTGGTATAGCACGTTCAGTAGATGAGACTGTAAAGATAGCTGATAATATCGGATATCCTCTTATGGTTAGACCCTCTTTTGTTTTAGGGGGGCGGGGTATGGAGGTTATATATGACGAAGATAGGCTCTTAAAATATGCTGAGGAGGCGATAGACGTATCGCCTGAATACCCGATGCTTATTGATAGATTCTTAGAGAATGCTGTTGAGCTTGAAGTCGATGCTTTATCGGATGGTGAGGATACTTTTGTTGCTTCTGTTATGGAACATATTGAGTATGCCGGAGTACACTCTGGTGATTCTGCCTGTGTTATTCCAACCAGAACTATATCTAAAGAACATCTTGATAAAATAGAGGAGTATACTAGGTCAATAGCAAAAGAGCTTAAAGTTGTAGGACTGATAAATATTCAATATGCTATCTGTGATAATAAGGTCTATATCTTAGAAGCAAACCCTAGAGCATCCCGTACAGTACCTTTGGTTTCAAAAGTTACCGGAATACCTATAGCGAGAATTGCAACGCTTCTTATGCTGGGTAAAAAGATAAAAGATTTTAAGGAATTAAAAAAATATAATTTACCTTACTTTGGAATTAAAGAGGCGGTCTTCCCTTTCAATATGTTTCCTGAGGTTGATCCTGTATTAGGACCTGAGATGAAGGCAACAGGTGAGGTGATGGGTATAGCCGATAGTTTCGGGCTTGCGTTTTATAAGGCTCAGGAAGCTGCTGGTGTTAAATTACCAACTTCAGGAGCTGTTCTTTTGACAGTTAAAAATAAGGATAAAGAGCCGCTTCTTCCAATCGCAAAAGGGTTGGATAGGTTAGGTTTTAAGATCTATGCTACAGATGGTACGGCCGATTTTCTAAAAGATAACGGCATAGAAGTTCTAAGGGTAAAGAAACTGCATCAGGGTAGGCCCAACATAGTAGATCTTATTAAAAATAAAAAGCTTCAGCTTATTATAAATACTCCTGTTGGTAAAGAGAGCAAGTATGATGACAGCTACATTAGGATTATGGCTATTCAGAATAAAGTCTCTTATATGACTACTATCTCAGCTGCATTGGCTGGAGTAGAAGGAATTGAAGCTGCTAAAGATAAAGAGCTTACAGTTAAGGCTTTGCAGGATTATTATAAGGATAAATAGCAGTTCTTTTTATCCTTCAACTCTGATATGAAGCGTTTTACTTTCCATAAACCGGAACTGGTTGTTCCTGCCGGTGACTGGCCATCTTTAGTCACGGCTATTGAGAATGGGGCAGATAGTATTTACTTCGGTATCCAAGGATTAAATATGCGCGAACGCGCCTCCAATTTTAAGATTTCAGACTTAAAGAAGATCATGCGATTATTACACGAGAGAAAGGTAAAAGGATATCTCACTCTCAATGTCGTAGTCATGAATGATGAATTAAGAAGAGCAGAGAAGATTTTGTTAAAGGCTAATGAGAGCAATATTGATGCTGTAATAGCATGGGATATGGCTATTATCTCCTTGGCAAAAAGAATGGGATTAAAAATTCATCTCTCAACTCAAGCCAGCGTCTCTAATATTGAAGCAATAAGATGCTATAACAGATTAGGTATTAAGAGAGTTGTTTTAGCACGGGAATGTAGTCTCTCTGATATAAGAAAGATTAAAGGTTTAATAAAAAGAGAAAATATAGATACCCAGATAGAGACTTTTATCCATGGTGCGATGTGTGTCAGTATATCGGGAAGATGTTTTTTATCTGAATATTCTTATGGAGAGTCTGCAAACAGAGGCAGGTGTCTTCAGCCTTGCAGGCGTGAGTTCATTATAAAAGAGAGGCGGGGCGATTTGGAGTATAGTTTAGGGAAAGACTATATCTTAAGCCCAAAAGACTTATGTACGATAGATTTTATAGATAGTTTAATAAGAGCAGAGATAGATGCTTTTAAGATTGAAGGCAGGATGCGTTCTCCAGAGTATATAAAGGCTGTAGTATCTACCTATAGAGAGGCAATAGATGCTTTTTATGAAAATAGGCTAAACGAATCTTTAAAAAAGAAACTTAAGAAAAAACTTAAGAGTGTATATAATAGAGGATTTTCAGACGGCTTCTATTTTAAAAACCCTGATGGAGATATAAGCAGGCGTTTAGAGCATCTCTATGAGAAGATATATTTAGGTGAGGTTAAAAAGTATTATCCTAAGATTTCTGTTGCAGAGATATTAATCCAAGCCGGTACTCTAAAAAAAGAGGATGAGTTATTATTTATAGGTAAAAGTACTTCAGCTCAATTTGTAAAAGCGTCTGAAATTCAGCAAAAGCATAAATATGTAACTCGAGTAAAGAAAAGCGAATTAGCCGGAATCAAAATTCCTTTTAGAGTCAAAGAGAGAGACAAGGTCTATATCTGGAGAAAAAAATAAGAATAGAGGTAGTGTAGTATGGCGCTAATGTCTCTTTGAAAACGTTAAAAGTTTTATATTGAAATTGAGTTTATAGATTAAAAACAAGTGTTAATTTTAACCCTTTGCTTTGTTTAGTAGGATCTGTAATCTTGATATATAGCGTGAAGCTTTATTCTTGTGAATAATGTTTTTGCTTTCAGCCTGCATCAATCTCTTTTTAAGTTCTTCAAAATATTCTTCAGCTTCTGATAGTTTTTTCTCTGCTACCAGTACTCTGAATTTCTTGATTTTAGTCTTAAGTTCTGATTTTACAGTTTTATTTTTAGACTCTCTCTTTACATTTTGCCTGAGTCTTTTGCAGGCAGACTTTAAATTCGGCATTGTAAAACCTCCAGTTTTGAGACAAAATATAGCATATATCATTTCGGTTTGTCAAACAATTTTAATAGATATATAAGCATAAATATGTTTAGACAGATATTAAGGAACTCTTTTACGATTGGAACAGCCACTTTTATCAGCAGGGTATTGGGGTTTATACGAGATATTTTGATTGCTTTTTTCTTTGGAACCGGCTATGAAGCTCAGGCTTTTGTTGTGGCTTTTCGTCTTCCGAATATCTGGCGTAGTTTCGTGGGGGAGGAGGCGGTTAATGCTGCGGTTGTCCCGGTTCTATCTGAATATAGAGCTAAGGAAGATTCAGACAATTTTAAAGGTCTATCTAAATCTCTTATAAAGTCTTCTGCCTTCATGTTGACTTTGGTTACTATAGGTGGGATTTTTTTTGCTCCATTGTTAATTAAGTTGATAGCACCTGGCTTTATAGCTGATATCCAAAAATATGTTCTCTCCGTTAGGTTGACCAGGGTAATATTTCCTTATGTACTTCTTATAGGGTTAACGGCTATAGTAGCGGGTATTGCAATGTCTCAACGGATATTCTGGAGCTATTCCTGGGCTCCTGCCGTTTTAAATATCTCTATCATATCCAGCATTCTTGTCTTAGGCAGAAGATATGGAGTCTATGCATTGGCTTTTGGGATAATAATAGGTGGGGTCATTCAGCTTTTGATGCAGTTTTTTGCTATAAGAGGAAAAGGAGTGTATAGGGCAAAGACCAGGATGTTCCATCCGGAATATGGTAGGATTTGGAAGCTGTTGCTCCCCAGGTTTCTTGGTGCTGGAGTCTATCAAGTTAGCATATTTATAGATACTATCTTAGCCTCTCTTCAATCCATCGTAGGTTCCGGTGCTATTGCAGCTCTGTATTATGCTCAAAGGTTTGTACAGCTTCCACTGGCTGTTTTTGCTACCTCTCTTGCAACTGCGGTACTGCCTTTCTTCTCTGCCAGGAGAACAAAAAATGAAAATGCATCTATAGGAGATAATCTGCTTCTCTCTTTAAGGTTCGTCTCTTTTATTATGATACCTGCGACGTTTGGTTTTTTCATTTTAGCAAAAGAGATAATATCTGTTGTTTTTCAACATGGTAGTTTCTCTAGTTATTCTACAGCTATAACATCTGGTGCTCTGAGGTTCTATGCTTTAGGTCTGCTATTTTATGCGGGTATAAAGATTCTCGTTGTTACTTTCTATTCTATGCAGGATACTTTGACGCCGGTAAAGATATCGGTGATATCTTTAGCTGTAAATATAGCAGCTAGCATTGCCTTGATGTTTCCAATGAAAGTCTCAGGCTTATGTCTTGCCACCTCTTTTGCGGCAAGTTGTAATTTTATTCTGCTGTTCCTGGCTTTAAATAAAAAGATAAAGTTTTATAATAAAAATTTTGTATCAGGTATTTTAAAGATCTTGCTTTGCTCTGTTATCATGGCTGGAGCCCTACTCTTTACCAAGAGGTTGTTTTTGGAAAATATCTCTTCAGATATTTTGGTGCTTATCTCCCTGATATTGATATCAATATTTGTCTATCTATTTTCAAGTCTTTTTATAAACAGCGAAGATTTGCGGAGATTTATATGGTCTGGAAAGAAAAGATAGATAAGCTTCCGGATTTAGCCGGTGTCTATATTTTTAAAGATGTAAAAAGAGAGACTATTTATATAGGAAAAGCTAAATCAATATTTAAAAGAGTCTATAACCATTTTTATTCCAAAAATACTAGCTCAAAAAGCGAGAGATTGATTTCCAGAGTAAAGAATATTGATTATATTATCACCTCTTCTGAGGCTGAAGCGTTATTGCTTGAATCATATCTTATTAAAAGAGAGAAGCCTTTTTACAATATAAGTTTAAAGGATGATAAGTCTTATCCTTACCTTAAAATTATGCTTAAAGATGATTTCCCGCGTATCTTTGTAGCTCGCAATAAGAGTAAAGATGGTTCGCTCTATCTGGGCCCCTATCCGGATGTTAAGGGATTGAAGTTGACTCTTAAAATTTTGAGAGGGATTGTTCCTTTTAGAAGTTGTAGAAATTTTAGTAAGAACGGATGCCTTTATTTACATATAGGTTTCTGTCCTGGGCCTTGCCTGAGCAAAATAAGCCAAGCAGAGTATCGCAAGAGCATATTAATTATAGTGAAGACTCTTCTTGGAGATAGAGAAGGTGTAGTGAAAGATTTAACGGAAGAGATGGACGGCTATGTTAAAGATAGAGAGTATGAGAAAGCTGCTAAGGTACGGGATAGATTGAGGGCTTTGGGAGGCAGTTCAGGCATCTTTGGTCTTAGCGGAGGGATTAATGTACTGGAGAACATAAAGAAGATTTTAAATCTTCCTAAAGTGCCCCGCATTATTGATGCTGTGGATATATCTAATATATCTGGCACTTCTGCAGCAGGAGCCGTGGTTAGATTTAAAGACGGAGTTAGAGATAAAAATCTCTATCGCAAATTTAGGCTAAAAAAACAGAATTTTATAGATGATTATGAAATGATGTCTGAAGTTATGCTGAGGCGTTACAGGGATCTTTTCAAGAAAAAAGAAGATTTGCCTGATCTTATCATGCTTGATGGCGGTAAGGGTCATCTGAATAGAATTAGTGCGATTATTAACAAGGATTTTAAAATAGATATACCTTTGATTGCCTATGCTAAAGGAAGAGATCTCATTCACTCCGGATATAGAAAGAGCCCCGTAGCTCTATCTCAAAATTCTTTGGAGAAGAATCTTCTTATCAGGATAAGAGATGAGGCTCACAGGTTTGCTATTGGATACCACAGGCGTTTGAGAGGGAAGAGAATGAAAAAGACTGCTTTTGAAAATATACCCGGAGTCGGTATATCTAAAGTCAATGCTGTTTTAAAATACCTCAGCGATT is a window from the Candidatus Kaelpia imicola genome containing:
- the carB gene encoding carbamoyl-phosphate synthase large subunit; the protein is MPKRSDIHKVLIIGSGPIIIGQACEFDYSGTQACKALKEEGYEVILVNSNPATIMTDPDMADKTYIEPLTIESIAKIIEKERPDALLPNLGGQTGLNLSSTLYKEGILDKYNVEVIGVKTDAIERGEDRLVFKETMDKLGIPLAKSEISHSVEEAERIASELCYPVVLRPAYTMGGTGGGIAYNVEELRTIVTRGLAASIVNQVLVEEAVIGWEELELEVVRDAKDQKITVCFIENVDAMGVHTGDSFCVAPMLTVSDDLQKKLEDISYKIVDAIGVTGGTNVQFAHNKKDGRIVVIEINPRTSRSSALASKATGFPIARVSTKLAVGLTMDEIPYWRDGTLEKYTPSGDYVVVKFARWAFEKFSQAKDILGTQMKAVGEAMSIAKTFKESFQKSIRSLEIKRYGLGGVKKFRDLSLDELKKKLIYPSSERVFIVYEALRKGITVEELYKITHIGEWFLEEIKELVDFEEKIATGDWKSLSEGNLRKAKELGFSDKYLASIFCVEEKEVREKRVSLDINVRFEAVPVSGVEDTAYYYSTYSKGEDEVSVSDNKKIMILGGGPNRIGQGIEFDYTCVHAAFALKDEGFETIMVNCNPETVSTDYDTSDKLYFEPLTVEDVLAVYKKEKPQGIIVQFGGQTPLNIAQELKDCGVNILGTSPESIHFAEDRERFRKKMIDLSVLQPESGIARSVDETVKIADNIGYPLMVRPSFVLGGRGMEVIYDEDRLLKYAEEAIDVSPEYPMLIDRFLENAVELEVDALSDGEDTFVASVMEHIEYAGVHSGDSACVIPTRTISKEHLDKIEEYTRSIAKELKVVGLINIQYAICDNKVYILEANPRASRTVPLVSKVTGIPIARIATLLMLGKKIKDFKELKKYNLPYFGIKEAVFPFNMFPEVDPVLGPEMKATGEVMGIADSFGLAFYKAQEAAGVKLPTSGAVLLTVKNKDKEPLLPIAKGLDRLGFKIYATDGTADFLKDNGIEVLRVKKLHQGRPNIVDLIKNKKLQLIINTPVGKESKYDDSYIRIMAIQNKVSYMTTISAALAGVEGIEAAKDKELTVKALQDYYKDK
- a CDS encoding peptidase U32 family protein, giving the protein MKRFTFHKPELVVPAGDWPSLVTAIENGADSIYFGIQGLNMRERASNFKISDLKKIMRLLHERKVKGYLTLNVVVMNDELRRAEKILLKANESNIDAVIAWDMAIISLAKRMGLKIHLSTQASVSNIEAIRCYNRLGIKRVVLARECSLSDIRKIKGLIKRENIDTQIETFIHGAMCVSISGRCFLSEYSYGESANRGRCLQPCRREFIIKERRGDLEYSLGKDYILSPKDLCTIDFIDSLIRAEIDAFKIEGRMRSPEYIKAVVSTYREAIDAFYENRLNESLKKKLKKKLKSVYNRGFSDGFYFKNPDGDISRRLEHLYEKIYLGEVKKYYPKISVAEILIQAGTLKKEDELLFIGKSTSAQFVKASEIQQKHKYVTRVKKSELAGIKIPFRVKERDKVYIWRKK
- the rpsT gene encoding 30S ribosomal protein S20, coding for MPNLKSACKRLRQNVKRESKNKTVKSELKTKIKKFRVLVAEKKLSEAEEYFEELKKRLMQAESKNIIHKNKASRYISRLQILLNKAKG
- the murJ gene encoding murein biosynthesis integral membrane protein MurJ, coding for MFRQILRNSFTIGTATFISRVLGFIRDILIAFFFGTGYEAQAFVVAFRLPNIWRSFVGEEAVNAAVVPVLSEYRAKEDSDNFKGLSKSLIKSSAFMLTLVTIGGIFFAPLLIKLIAPGFIADIQKYVLSVRLTRVIFPYVLLIGLTAIVAGIAMSQRIFWSYSWAPAVLNISIISSILVLGRRYGVYALAFGIIIGGVIQLLMQFFAIRGKGVYRAKTRMFHPEYGRIWKLLLPRFLGAGVYQVSIFIDTILASLQSIVGSGAIAALYYAQRFVQLPLAVFATSLATAVLPFFSARRTKNENASIGDNLLLSLRFVSFIMIPATFGFFILAKEIISVVFQHGSFSSYSTAITSGALRFYALGLLFYAGIKILVVTFYSMQDTLTPVKISVISLAVNIAASIALMFPMKVSGLCLATSFAASCNFILLFLALNKKIKFYNKNFVSGILKILLCSVIMAGALLFTKRLFLENISSDILVLISLILISIFVYLFSSLFINSEDLRRFIWSGKKR
- a CDS encoding excinuclease ABC subunit UvrC — its product is MVWKEKIDKLPDLAGVYIFKDVKRETIYIGKAKSIFKRVYNHFYSKNTSSKSERLISRVKNIDYIITSSEAEALLLESYLIKREKPFYNISLKDDKSYPYLKIMLKDDFPRIFVARNKSKDGSLYLGPYPDVKGLKLTLKILRGIVPFRSCRNFSKNGCLYLHIGFCPGPCLSKISQAEYRKSILIIVKTLLGDREGVVKDLTEEMDGYVKDREYEKAAKVRDRLRALGGSSGIFGLSGGINVLENIKKILNLPKVPRIIDAVDISNISGTSAAGAVVRFKDGVRDKNLYRKFRLKKQNFIDDYEMMSEVMLRRYRDLFKKKEDLPDLIMLDGGKGHLNRISAIINKDFKIDIPLIAYAKGRDLIHSGYRKSPVALSQNSLEKNLLIRIRDEAHRFAIGYHRRLRGKRMKKTAFENIPGVGISKVNAVLKYLSDLGRYKDISVSDLKRIKGIGDMLAGRIYNYVKKKGIKETS